A window of Gouania willdenowi chromosome 12, fGouWil2.1, whole genome shotgun sequence contains these coding sequences:
- the abraxas1 gene encoding BRCA1-A complex subunit Abraxas 1 isoform X2: MAEQSARMPGIVLSSLMFQHGNTDSDAEGLVFGESGFDEQLTISDSQTNHVHIQEIYNIQKHVTCPRLCTFYCSSGELKVDELQKLLSDRKQPVIGWFRLRRHSEQTMTFREKLVHHNLSHFLSNPNLLFLLLTPSAVTSSGSAHKTEFSAFIYRDRRFHNVPVLLSNLGLLEQNAYLRTTTPCASMGYSRATSKHSRRFFGADGALSEVTEVNLMNDSLQVELQKVCSAVEQSERSVETLRSEVSALRKKLRKRSEREVVTCTDEAPPPTLSCCSLLVTRTLDVNGYLVPEEVTVATEEEETMTTAACGKRLRKRRRRQI, encoded by the exons ATGGCGGAACAATCAGCGCGAATGCCCGGCATCGTTTTGTCTTCTCTGATGTTCCAGCACGGAAACACCGACTCGGACGCG GAGGGTTTGGTTTTTGGAGAAAGTGGCTTTGACGAGCAGCTCACCATCAGTGACTCTCAGACCAACCACGTCCACATCCAGGAGATCTACA ATATTCAGAAGCATGTGACCTGCCCCAGATTGTGCAC GTTCTACTGTAGTTCTGGTGAGCTGAAAGTGGACGAGCTGCAGAAACTTCTGTCTGACAGGAAACAG cctgtgattggctggttCCGGCTGCGCAGACACTCTGAGCAGACGATGACCTTCAGAGAGAAACTGGTTCATCACAACCTGAGCCACTTCCTGTCCAACCCCAACCTTTTATTCCTTCTGCTGACGCCCAGCGCGGTGACATCATCAGGCTCCGCCCACAAGACAGAGTTTTCCGCCTTCATTTACCGCGACAG GCGTTTTCACAACGTGCCTGTTCTCCTCTCAAACCTGGGACTCCTGGAGCAGAACGCCTACTTGCGGACGACCACGCCGTGTGCGTCCATGGGTTACAGCCGCGCCACCAGCAAACACAG CCGTAGGTTCTTCGGGGCTGACGGGGCGCTGTCGGAGGTGACGGAGGTGAACCTCATGAACGACTCTCTGCAGGTGGAGCTACAg aaggtGTGCAGTGCTGTGGAGCAGAGTGAGCGCTCTGTAGAAACTCTTCGCTCTGAGGTTTCTGCTCTGAGGAAGAAACTCAGGAAGCGGTCGGAGCGTGAAGTTGTCACCTGCACAG acgaagctcctcctcctacactgagctgctgctctctgCTCGTCACTCGGACGCTGGACGTCAACGGCTACCTTGTCCCAGAGGAGGTTACCGTGGcaacagaggaggaggagacgaTGACGACAGCAGCGTGTGGGAAACGTTTGAGAAAGCGCAGGAGGAGACAAATATAA
- the mrps18c gene encoding small ribosomal subunit protein bS18m, translating to MASLRSFQRIYAVLPSRTLTGLRSLSTQQRSHDQIVKMENPFLEPPKGCVLCKVTVDFRNIQLLSQFVSPYSGRIYGRHITGLCGKKQKEVSKAIKKAHSMGFMSVTHKHPEFMKDPNICRVKHLK from the exons ATGGCGTCACTGAGGAGTTTTCAGAGAATTTATGCCGTTTTACCTTCACGGACACTAACAG GTCTGCGGAGCCTCAGTAcacagcagcggtcacatgaccAG ATCGTAAAGATGGAGAATCCGTTCTTGGAGCCTCCGAAAGGCTGCGTTCTCTGTAAGGTGACGGTGGACTTCAGGAACATCCAG ctccTCTCTCAGTTCGTCTCTCCTTACAGTGGACGCATCTACGGCCGACACATCACAg GTCTGTGTGGGAAGAAACAAAAGGAAGTTTCCAAAGCCATAAAAAAGGCTCACAGCATGG GGTTCATGTCTGTGACTCACAAACACCCAGAGTTCATGAAGGACCCAAACATCTGTCGAGTCAAACATCTGAAGTag
- the helq gene encoding helicase POLQ-like — protein sequence MSSELKVRVKRVCTRRRSRDTPRAERTATRLRAAPGRSPRAPSDRRSSATDGGTFCSDSEDLFGDYDSLMNESSFLSKLEAVEQTERQSRDAPPSPPTLDDLEHFDLPPSQLQFQIEETERLRQDNDGASTCHNGTSTPHHRGRGAPPPGRGVSERLKRKMLGNAASPSVYSRSAALKAAVVSEELNAAVQTLETTTSSQSTDLGPFFGLPSRVKDLMFKLRGIQRLYDWQQACLRLECVQRRKNLIYSLPTSGGKTLVAEILILRELLCRKKDALLVLPYVALVQEKVRGLASLGLDLDFMVEEYAGSKGRFPPVKRRSRKSLFVATIEKAHSLINSLIENNRLNELGLLVVDELHMLGDGGRGAVLEMILSKVQFLSKSTHIIGMSATLGNIKDLQTFLRAENYTSDFRPVELKEFVKLKETIYEVDPKEENGLKFSRVLNYKYSSSMQKLDPDHIVALVTEVIPAHSCLVFCATKKNCENVVQMIAKCLKKDFLLHRQEEKQQLLRQLRDGGSGSVCAVLQRCIPLGLAYHHSGLTAEERRLLEEAYGRGVLCLLACTSTLAAGVNLPARRVILRSPYVAKELLKRSQYKQMIGRAGRAGMDAIGESILVLQDRDRQKVQSLLCAPMENCYSFLLQDESKGLLSLILSLIGLNVSTSLQQLQDFLGGTLLFVQQQQLCSEGSLWDALHSCIHQLTHKQLINVCVDGNMEVTRLGRATFKGHTHTLTITHSVMHTQTHKVTREALLLKSYLHLVYLVTPYDLSAQCSPDWMVFLRQFSLLSAAEQKMSTGIGVSESFIARKAAGQTVKKSLNMVVVQRLYLALVLLCLLKESDLWFVSERFQLSRGFVQTLLSSSSAFCCCVLHFTEELEEFWPFRALLTELNRRLSYCVRAELIPLMEVSGVAESRAKQLFNAGYRTLTHIANADPNVLCSTIENLYRKQANQIVASAKMLLQEKALALQQEVDELLTMPPDLPPAPPDMT from the exons ATGAGTTCAGAGCTGAAGGTCCGAGTTAAACGCGTTTGTACCCGGAGAAGAAGCAGAGACACACCGAGGGCTGAGCGGACTGCTACCCGCCTCAGAGCAGCCCCTGGGCGGTCACCTCGAGCTCCCTCTGACCGCAGGAGCAGCGCCACCGACGGGGGGACG TTCTGCAGTGACTCTGAGGACTTGTTTGGTGATTATGACAGTCTGATGAATGAAAGCTCCTTCCTGTCCAAACTGGAAGCTGTGGAACAGACGGAGAGACAATCCAGGGACGCCCCCCCGTCTCCGCCAACCTTAGATGACCTCGAACACTTTGACCTTCCTCCGAGTCAGCTACAGTTTCAG ATCGAGGAGACTGAGCGTCTTCGTCAGGACAACGATGGAGCGTCAACTTGTCACAATGGAACGTCTACCCCTCATCATCGTGGGAGAGGAGCGCCCCCCCCTGGCCGTGGTGTGTCTGAGCGTCTGAAGAGGAAGATGCTGGGGAATGCTGCGTCACCGTCTGTGTATTCCCGCTCGGCGGCGCTGAAGGCGGCGGTGGTTTCTGAGGAGCTGAACGCCGCCGTGCAGACGTTAGAGACCACGACCTCCTCTCAAAGCACCGACCTCGGCCCGTTCTTTGGCCTGCCGAGCAGAGTGAAGGACTTGATGTTCAAACTCAGAGGAATCCAACGTCTGTATG aCTGGCAGCAGGCCTGTCTGAGGCTGGAGTGTGTGCAGAGGAGGAAGAACCTGATCTACTCTCTGCCGACCAGCGGAGGTAAAACTCTGGTGGCTGAGATCCTGATCCTCAGAGAGCTGCTGTGCAGGAAGAAGGACGCCTTGCTGGTTCTGCCCTACGTGGCTCTGGTTCAGGAGAAG gtccgGGGTCTGGCGAGCCTCGGTCTGGATCTAGATTTCATGGTGGAGGAGTACGCAGGCAGCAAAGGTCGTTTCCCACCAGTGAAGAGGCGGAGCAGGAAGTCTCTGTTTGTGGCGACCATAGAGAAAGCTCACAGTCTGATCAATTCTCTGATAGAAAACAACAGACTGAACGAACTGGGACTGCTGGTCGTGGACGAG cTTCACATGTTGGGAGATGGAGGTCGAGGAGCCGTGTTGGAGATGATTCTGTCCAAAGTGCAGTTCCTGAGCA aATCCACACACATCATTGGGATGAGTGCTACGCTGGGAAACATCAAAGACCTTCAAACATTCCTCAGAGCGGAAAACTACACCAGCGACTTTCGGCCA GTGGAGTTGAAGGAGTTTGTGAAGCTGAAAGAAACGATTTATGAAGTGGATCCAAAAGAAGAAAACGGTTTAAAGTTCTCACGAGTTCTCAACTacaag TATTCCAGCTCGATGCAGAAGTTGGACCCGGACCACATCGTTGCCTTGGTAACGGAGGTCATCCCCGCCCACTCCTGTTTGGTTTTCTGTGCCACGAAGAAGAACTGTGAGAACGTGGTTCAGATGATCGCCAAGTGTCTGAAGAA GGACTTCCTGCTGCACCGTCAGGAGGagaagcagcagctgctgcgTCAGCTGAGGGACGGGGGCAGCGGCTCGGTGTGTGCGGTTCTGCAGCGCTGCATACCTCTAGGACTGGCCTACCACCACAGCGGGCTGACGGCCGAGGAGCGGCGGCTGCTGGAGGAGGCGTACGGCCGCGGCGTGCTGTGTCTGCTCGCCTGCACGTCCACGCTGGCTGCAGGGGTCAACCTCCCCGCTCGCAG GGTGATCCTCCGCTCCCCGTACGTGGCCAAGGAGCTTCTGAAGAGAAGCCAATACAAGCAGATGATTGGACGAGCAGGACGAGCTGGGATGGACGCCATCGGAGAGAGTATCCTCGTCCTCCAGGACAGGGACAGACAGAAG GTCCAGTCCCTGTTGTGTGCTCCTATGGAGAACTGCTACAGTTTTCTTTTACAGGATGAATCCAAAGGTCTGCTGAGCCTCATCCTGTCACTGATTGGcctcaat gtgagCACGTCGCTGCAGCAGCTGCAGGACTTCCTTGGGGGGACGTTACtgtttgtgcagcagcagcagctgtgttcTGAGGGCAGCCTGTGGGACGCCCTGCACAGCTGCATCCATCAGCTAACACACAAACAGctgattaatgtgtgtgtggacGGAAACATGGAGGTGACCAGACTGGGACGAGCTACATTcaaaggtcacacacacac actcaCAATTACACACTCAGTaatgcacacacagacacacaaagtaACACGAGAGGCTCTGCTGCTCAAGAGTTATCTGCACCTGGTTTATCTGGTGACTCCGTACGACCTGAGCGCTCAGTGCAGTCCAGACTGGATGGTGTTCCTCCGACAG TTCTCGCTGCTCTCTGCGGCCGAGCAGAAGATGTCGACGGGCATCGGCGTCTCAGAGAGCTTCATCGCACGGAAAGCTGCAGGACAGACGGTGAAGAAG agtcTGAACATGGTGGTGGTGCAGCGTCTGTACCTGGCTCTAGTTCTTCTGTGTCTGCTGAAAGAATCTGACCTTTGGTTCGTCTCTGAACGTTTCCAGCTGAGTCGAGGCTTCGTTCAGACGCTGCTCAGCTCGTCCTCAGCGTTCTGCTGCTGCGTACTGCACTTCACAgag GAGCTGGAGGAGTTCTGGCCGTTCAGAGCGTTGCTGACGGAGCTGAATCGTCGCCTG
- the abraxas1 gene encoding BRCA1-A complex subunit Abraxas 1 isoform X1, with the protein MAEQSARMPGIVLSSLMFQHGNTDSDAVRSRFTVTLVSKDSFILPEGLVFGESGFDEQLTISDSQTNHVHIQEIYNIQKHVTCPRLCTFYCSSGELKVDELQKLLSDRKQPVIGWFRLRRHSEQTMTFREKLVHHNLSHFLSNPNLLFLLLTPSAVTSSGSAHKTEFSAFIYRDRRFHNVPVLLSNLGLLEQNAYLRTTTPCASMGYSRATSKHSRRFFGADGALSEVTEVNLMNDSLQVELQKVCSAVEQSERSVETLRSEVSALRKKLRKRSEREVVTCTDEAPPPTLSCCSLLVTRTLDVNGYLVPEEVTVATEEEETMTTAACGKRLRKRRRRQI; encoded by the exons ATGGCGGAACAATCAGCGCGAATGCCCGGCATCGTTTTGTCTTCTCTGATGTTCCAGCACGGAAACACCGACTCGGACGCGGTGAGAAGCCGCTTCACAGTGACTTTAGTCAGCAAAGATTCCTTCATCCTGCCG GAGGGTTTGGTTTTTGGAGAAAGTGGCTTTGACGAGCAGCTCACCATCAGTGACTCTCAGACCAACCACGTCCACATCCAGGAGATCTACA ATATTCAGAAGCATGTGACCTGCCCCAGATTGTGCAC GTTCTACTGTAGTTCTGGTGAGCTGAAAGTGGACGAGCTGCAGAAACTTCTGTCTGACAGGAAACAG cctgtgattggctggttCCGGCTGCGCAGACACTCTGAGCAGACGATGACCTTCAGAGAGAAACTGGTTCATCACAACCTGAGCCACTTCCTGTCCAACCCCAACCTTTTATTCCTTCTGCTGACGCCCAGCGCGGTGACATCATCAGGCTCCGCCCACAAGACAGAGTTTTCCGCCTTCATTTACCGCGACAG GCGTTTTCACAACGTGCCTGTTCTCCTCTCAAACCTGGGACTCCTGGAGCAGAACGCCTACTTGCGGACGACCACGCCGTGTGCGTCCATGGGTTACAGCCGCGCCACCAGCAAACACAG CCGTAGGTTCTTCGGGGCTGACGGGGCGCTGTCGGAGGTGACGGAGGTGAACCTCATGAACGACTCTCTGCAGGTGGAGCTACAg aaggtGTGCAGTGCTGTGGAGCAGAGTGAGCGCTCTGTAGAAACTCTTCGCTCTGAGGTTTCTGCTCTGAGGAAGAAACTCAGGAAGCGGTCGGAGCGTGAAGTTGTCACCTGCACAG acgaagctcctcctcctacactgagctgctgctctctgCTCGTCACTCGGACGCTGGACGTCAACGGCTACCTTGTCCCAGAGGAGGTTACCGTGGcaacagaggaggaggagacgaTGACGACAGCAGCGTGTGGGAAACGTTTGAGAAAGCGCAGGAGGAGACAAATATAA